The following proteins are encoded in a genomic region of Bacteroidota bacterium:
- the tnpA gene encoding IS200/IS605 family transposase, whose translation MGQSLSQIYVHLTFGTKNRYPFIKTKWEKELHAYMAGIFKNYESPALIINSVSTHIHILFRLSKNYALAKVVENVKKESSKWVKQNDIKSSKFAWQNGYGAFSVSSSNVEVVKNYIHKQKEHHRKMTYKEEVEKFLKEYDLINYDEKYFWR comes from the coding sequence ATGGGACAATCATTATCACAAATTTATGTTCATCTTACATTTGGAACTAAAAACCGTTATCCGTTCATTAAAACGAAATGGGAAAAAGAACTTCATGCTTATATGGCTGGAATTTTTAAAAATTATGAAAGCCCTGCACTAATTATTAATTCAGTTTCAACTCATATACATATTCTTTTCCGTCTTTCAAAAAATTATGCATTAGCAAAAGTTGTAGAAAATGTAAAAAAAGAATCTTCAAAGTGGGTAAAACAAAATGATATTAAGAGTTCAAAGTTCGCCTGGCAAAACGGATATGGAGCATTCTCTGTAAGTAGTTCAAATGTAGAAGTTGTAAAGAATTATATTCATAAACAAAAGGAACATCACAGAAAAATGACATATAAAGAAGAAGTCGAGAAATTTCTTAAGGAATATGATCTAATTAATTATGATGAAAAGTACTTTTGGAGATAA